In Rhododendron vialii isolate Sample 1 chromosome 9a, ASM3025357v1, the following are encoded in one genomic region:
- the LOC131301623 gene encoding putative serine/threonine-protein kinase-like protein CCR3, which translates to MTPTATITSLILTLIVLSPPAHCLSGSAATVAVVYGGDSPAVCGIVADCHTHQIQCWKNGGRTYIQPNISFDFIAGGRENFCGVTSGGATVVCWDPSFSPKRIYSNDLVTLQSLTMGDDQVCAITSLTNTVRCWREGRNVISARILNGYDQFRLISSGLGFSCGILMTTNRVFCWGSNLAMASQIQAKFENLLMEDIVVGGNQACGLNLTGFLICTGIGNSKNFDFLSDIAYEFSGLALGADHICAIRRCNGSVVCWGGNGEYTSNLTEGISFESIVAGFNFTCGLTTSEFSILCWGPGWPSNASFELPLLKILPGPCVQSNCSHCGMYPQSEILCSGSGNICKPCGIPVISMPPTSPPPLSSSPRVSLSPSPPSKVLRKGLLAFLIVGSVGAFSGMCTIIFCLWTGICFGNKKIHNSVQPTFAHSNSNGGLTSLTSPLSRSSTLRRQGSRAMRRQRSGTSSKHADKAEEFSFSDLSAATNNFSMENKLGAGSYGVVYKGKLWDGREVAIKRGETGAKTKKFQEKETAFESEIAFLSRLHHKHLVQLVGYCEERDERLLVYEFMKNGALYDHLHSPNNTEKSSSLLNSWKMRIKIALDASRGIEYLHNYAVPPIIHRDIKSSNILLDSDWVARVSDFGLSLMGPEPDVDFRPTNAAGTVGYIDPEYYGLNVLTAKSDVYGLGVVLLELLTGKRAIFKSGGDGGGDPVSVVDFTVPAILAGEMVKVLDTRVGPPEVSEAEAVELVAYTAVRCVNLEGKDRPSMSDIVANLERALALCNDDSHGSISSGPISIVSE; encoded by the coding sequence ATGACTCCAACGGCTACCATCACCTCCCTAATCCTAACCCTCATCGTCCTCTCACCTCCAGCCCACTGCCTCAGCGGCTCCGCCGCCACCGTCGCAGTCGTATACGGCGGCGACTCCCCCGCCGTCTGCGGCATCGTCGCCGACTGCCACACCCACCAAATCCAATGCTGGAAAAACGGAGGGCGAACCTACATCCAACCCAACATATCCTTCGACTTCATCGCCGGCGGCCGGGAAAACTTCTGCGGCGTCACCTCCGGCGGCGCCACCGTCGTCTGCTGGGACCCATCTTTCTCCCCAAAACGAATTTACAGCAACGATTTAGTAACGTTACAAAGCCTTACAATGGGTGATGATCAAGTTTGCGCAATAACTAGCCTTACAAATACCGTTAGATGCTGGAGGGAGGGTAGAAATGTAATATCGGctcgaattctaaatgggtatGATCAATTTCGGTTGATTTCATCTGGGTTAGGTTTTTCTTGCGGAATCTTGATGACTACGAATAGGGTTTTTTGTTGGGGGAGCAATTTAGCAATGGCAAGTCAAATTCAAGCCAAATTCGAGAATTTGCTGATGGAAGATATTGTTGTTGGAGGTAATCAAGCTTGTGGGTTGAATCTAACTGGGTTTTTGATCTGCACAGGGATAGGAAACTCGAAAAATTTCGATTTTTTATCTGATATTGCTTATGAATTCTCTGGACTAGCACTTGGGGCTGATCACATTTGTGCCATTAGAAGGTGTAATGGCTCAGTTGTTTGCTGGGGTGGAAATGGAGAATATACAAGCAATTTAACTGAAGGGATTTCGTTCGAATCGATTGTTGCAGGTTTTAATTTCACTTGTGGATTGACCACGAGTGAATTTTCGATTTTATGTTGGGGTCCAGGTTGGCCTAGTAATGCCTCTTTTGAGCTTCCATTGTTGAAAATACTGCCGGGGCCATGTGTTCAATCCAACTGTAGTCATTGTGGTATGTACCCTCAGTCTGAAATCCTGTGCTCTGGTTCTGGTAATATATGTAAACCTTGTGGCATACCTGTTATTTCAATGCCACCAACTTCACCACCACCTCTCTCATCTTCACctagagtttctctctctccttcgccTCCATCCAAGGTTTTGAGAAAGGGTTTACTAGCCTTTCTCATAGTTGGATCTGTTGGGGCATTTTCTGGGATGTGTACCATCATCTTCTGCTTATGGACTGGCATTtgttttggaaacaaaaagatTCACAATTCGGTGCAACCCACTTTTGCCCATTCAAACTCGAATGGGGGACTAACGTCTTTGACAAGTCCCCTGTCGAGATCCTCCACCCTCAGGCGGCAGGGGTCGAGGGCAATGAGGCGGCAGAGGAGCGGGACCTCCTCCAAACACGCTGACAAGGCGGAGGAGTTTTCGTTTTCCGACCTCTCTGCCGCCACCAACAACTTCTCAATGGAAAACAAGCTTGGTGCAGGGAGTTACGGCGTCGTGTACAAAGGGAAGTTATGGGATGGACGAGAGGTTGCCATTAAGAGGGGGGAAACAGGGGCGAAGACGAAGAAATTCCAAGAGAAAGAGACTGCTTTCGAATCGGAAATTGCTTTTCTATCTAGGCTGCATCACAAACACCTTGTGCAACTTGTTGGGTATTGTGAAGAAAGGGATGAGAGGCTACTTGTATATGAGTTCATGAAGAATGGAGCACTCTATGATCATTTACACAGCCCAAACAATACTGAAAAGAGCAGCAGTTTGTTGAATTCTTGGAAAATGAGGATCAAAATTGCGTTAGACGCATCTCGTGGGATCGAGTATTTACATAACTACGCAGTGCCACCAATTATTCATAGAGACATCAAGTCGTCAAATATTTTGCTCGATTCGGATTGGGTAGCAAGGGTTTCTGATTTTGGATTATCATTAATGGGTCCGGAGCCAGATGTTGATTTTAGGCCAACAAATGCAGCTGGGACGGTTGGGTATATTGATCCAGAATACTATGGACTAAACGTGCTAACAGCAAAGAGTGATGTGTATGGCCTTGGGGTGGTTTTGCTGGAGCTTTTGACTGGGAAAAGGGCCATATTCAAGAGCGGTGGAGATGGAGGAGGGGACCCAGTGAGCGTGGTGGATTTCACTGTGCCCGCGATTTTGGCCGGAGAGATGGTCAAGGTTTTGGACACGAGGGTGGGGCCGCCGGAGGTGAGTGAGGCGGAGGCGGTGGAGCTGGTGGCGTACACCGCCGTGCGTTGTGTTAATTTGGAAGGGAAAGATAGGCCAAGTATGTCTGACATTGTGGCTAATTTGGAGAGGGCATTGGCTTTGTGCAACGATGATAGCCATGGCAGCATCTCTAGTGGTCCAATTTCCATTGTTTCAGAGTGA
- the LOC131301627 gene encoding GDSL esterase/lipase WDL1 isoform X1: MVGPKRPQFVLFGSSIVQLSFSNGGWGAILADVYSRKADIVLRGYYGWNSRRALQVLNEVFPKDAASQPSLVIIYFGGNDSMGPHSSGLGPHVPLPEYKENMRKIALHIKSLSDTTRIIFLSCPPVNEAKVRENTSKYFSELVRTNELCRSYSEACVELCEEMGLKVVDLWTAMQRRDDWLTACFTDGVHLSAEGSKVVAEEILKVLKEAEWEPCFHWKSMPTEYGENSPYDLVASDGKTTINPSEWTFHREIQWD; encoded by the exons ATGGTCGGACCGAAAAGGCCTCAGTTCGTTCTATTCGGATCGTCGATCGTTCAGCTCAGTTTCAGCAATGGCGGTTGGGGTGCCATTCTCGCTGACGTTTACTCTCGCAAA GCAGACATAGTGTTGCGAGGATACTATGGCTGGAATTCACGACGTGCACTGCAGGTTCTCAATGAAGTCTTTCCAAAG GATGCAGCTTCTCAGCCTTCTCTGGTGATCATCTACTTCGGTGGCAATGATTCAATGGGACCTCACTCATCTGGCCTGGGCCCACATGTTCCACTTCCTGAATACAAAGAAAACATGAGAAAGATTGCACTTCATATCAAG AGCCTTTCAGACACAACACGCATTATTTTTCTCAGCTGTCCACCAGTCAACGAGGCCAAAGTTCGGGAAAACACAAG TAAATACTTTAGCGAGCTAGTCCGGACAAATGAGTTATGCCGAAGTTACTCAGAAGCTTGTGTAGAGTTGTGCGAGGAGATGGGCCTGAAGGTGGTTGATCTTTGGACTGCAATGCAGAGACGAGATGATTGGTTGACTGCTTGCTTTAC GGACGGGGTGCATTTATCTGCTGAGGGGAGCAAAGTAGTTGCGGAGGAGATACTCAAGGTGCTCAAGGAAGCAGAGTGGGAGCCATGTTTTCATTGGAAGTCCATGCCCACAGAATACGGGGAAAATTCACCTTATGACCTTGTTGCTTCCGACGGGAAAACGACTATAAATCCATCGGAATGGACCTTCCACAGGGAAATACAGTGGGATTAG
- the LOC131301625 gene encoding phosphoinositide phospholipase C 2-like — translation MMSGQTYKVCWCFRRRFKLAAAEAPAEVKALFDQYSNNGLMDAEHLHRFMIEVQKEESSTVGDAQGILKHLNLFHRRGLHLDAFFKFLFADTNPPLSPKIEVHHDMTAPLSHYFIYTGHNSYLTGNQLNSDCSDEPIIHALQRGVRVIELDLWPNSAKDGVDVLHGRTLTTPVELIKCLKSIKEHAFTASEYPVVITLEDHLTPDLQAKVAEMVTQTFGEILFSPGSECLKEFPSPESLKKRVIISTKPPKEYLEKKEVKGKVDESQKAKDSADEEAWGKEVPDFKAGGTGNAEDDLDEEMDNPDEEDADDGDRKSQQIAATEYKQLIAIHAGKGKGGLNEWLRVDPDKVRRLSLSEPQLEKAVITHGKEIVRFTQRNILRVYPKGMRINSSNYNPLIGWMHGAQMVAFNMQGYGRSLWVMDGMFKANGGCGYVKKPDFLLKIGQNNEVFDPKATLPVKTTLKVNVYMGEGWYFDFHHTHFDAYSPPDFYARVGIAGVPADTVMKKTKTLEDNWIPAWNEEFEFPLTVPELALLRVEVHEYDISEKDDFGGQTCLPVTELRSGIRAVPLHSRKGERYKSVKILMRFEFV, via the exons atgatGTCCGGACAGACCTACAAAGTCTGCTGGTGCTTCCGGCGACGGTTTAAGCTCGCCGCGGCCGAGGCTCCGGCGGAAGTCAAGGCATTGTTCGATCAGTACTCGAACAACGGACTCATGGACGCCGAGCACCTGCACAGGTTCATGATCGAGGTCCAGAAGGAAGAGAGTTCCACCGTGGGCGACGCACAGGGGATCTTGAAACACCTCAATTTGTTCCACCGGAGGGGCCTCCATCTCGACGCCTTCTTCAAATTCCTCTTTGCTGACACTAATCCTCCTCTTTCCCCTAAAATTGAG GTTCATCATGATATGACAGCTCCGTTGTCTCACTATTTTATATACACGGGCCATAACTCGTACCTAACCGGGAATCAGCTGAATAGTGACTGCAGTGATGAGCCTATTATACATGCATTGCAGAGAGGTGTTAGGGTGATAGAATTGGATCTTTGGCCAAACTCTGCTAAAGATGGTGTTGATGTCCTTCATGGAAG GACGCTGACCACTCCAGTCGAACTCATCAAATGTTTGAAGTCTATTAAAGAGCATGCCTTTACTGCATCCGAATATCCTGTTGTAATAACTCTAGAAGACCACCTTACCCCGGATCTTCAAGCTAAAGTGGCTGAG ATGGTCACTCAAACATTTGGAGAAATTCTATTTTCTCCTGGCTCAGAATGCTTGAAGGAGTTCCCTTCACCAGAGTCTCTGAAGAAGAGGGTTATTATAtctaccaaaccacccaaagaATACCTTGAGAAAAAAGAGGTCAAAGGAAAGGTGGATGAATCACAAAAGGCGAAAGATTCGGCTGATGAAGAAGCCTGGGGGAAAGAAGTCCCAGACTTTAAAGCTGGTGGCACAGGCAACGCTGAG GATGACTTGGATGAAGAAATGGATAATCCGGATGAAGAAGACGCAGATGATGGTGATCGTAAGTCTCAACAGATTGCAGCAACAGAGTATAAACAGTTGATTGCTATTCATGCTGGGAAGGGGAAGGGTGGATTGAACGAATGGCTGAGAGTTGATCCTGATAAAGTGAGACGTCTTAGCTTAAGTGAGCCACAGCTTGAAAAGGCTGTGATAACTCATGGAAAAGAGATTGTCAG GTTTACTCAGCGGAACATATTGAGGGTGTATCCAAAAGGCATGCGCATTAACTCATCCAACTATAACCCGCTAATTGGGTGGATGCATGGGGCTCAGATGGTTGCATTTAATATGCAG GGCTATGGAAGATCACTATGGGTGATGGATGGAATGTTCAAGGCCAATGGCGGTTGTGGATATGTTAAAAAACCCGATTTCTTGTTGAAGATTGGTCAAAATAATGAGGTCTTTGACCCTAAAGCTACATTACCAGTCAAAACAACTTTGAAG GTGAATGTTTACATGGGTGAAGGATGGTATTTTGATTTCCACCACACTCACTTTGATGCATATTCCCCTCCAGATTTCTATGCACGG GTTGGAATTGCTGGAGTTCCTGCGGACACTGtaatgaaaaagacaaaaacccTAGAGGACAACTGGATACCAGCTTGGAACGAGGAGTTTGAGTTCCCTTTAACAGTTCCAGAATTGGCTCTGCTTAGGGTTGAAGTTCATGAGTATGACATATCCGAAAAGGATGACTTTGGAGGCCAAACATGCCTACCAGTAACCGAGCTGAGAAGTGGAATTCGAGCTGTTCCACTCCATAGTCGCAAGGGGGAAAGGTACAAATCTGTAAAGATTCTTATGCGCTTTGAATTTGTTTGA
- the LOC131299861 gene encoding F-box/kelch-repeat protein At3g23880-like, whose protein sequence is MIPSGGGERKRTRRSEEEEKEEDPNFPHIPEEIVFILLSRLPGKSRSRFKCVSKRWRSFIASRQKEKLLVLSGDSLHRSVDREGTVEPIAEPWQRNVSPDRTRFVQILGSCDGLVLIRIDYDLFLWNPATRYFEKVASHYALKDSSRCAASGLCYDSSTEEYKAVLALEGVWAQTVEVGSLRNKCWTEVRLSFAKCRLNPGPIVNGHLHWFAYRKQGLASIILEFNPQKNTFAKVLMPQSYGKKTIILGLGALEGCLCMARLDNRSNPRGNVEVLVMKGFGVEKTWIAMFTISNLTGFKGEDELVPLYFMTSGEVLVKNHTRKDHRKRIKAHKDNEIRNMEILILLNCINNALQYWASCIDAVQYEESLVEPIGYNIRQEEELGGKVTYVEYINRICHQRSTLVSYGHLEEFFVDEG, encoded by the coding sequence ATGATACCATCCggcggaggagagagaaaacgaACTAGAAgatcagaagaagaagaaaaagaagaagatcccAATTTCCCACACATCCCAGAAGAAATCGTCTTCATTTTGCTTTCAAGATTACCGGGTAAGTCTCGCTCGCGATTCAAGTGCGTTTCCAAACGATGGCGCTCGTTTATCGCCTCAAGGCAGAAGGAGAAGCTTCTCGTCTTGTCTGGTGACTCTTTGCACCGCTCGGTCGACCGAGAAGGCACGGTGGAACCCATTGCCGAACCCTGGCAAAGAAACGTATCTCCTGACCGAACCCGTTTCGTCCAAATCTTGGGTTCCTGTGATGGGTTGGTTCTGATTCGGATCGACTATGATTTGTTCTTGTGGAATCCGGCGACTCGTTACTTCGAGAAAGTCGCGTCCCATTATGCTTTGAAGGATTCTTCTCGCTGTGCTGCTTCTGGGCTTTGCTACGACTCGTCTACCGAGGAGTACAAGGCCGTACTGGCGCTCGAGGGTGTTTGGGCGCAAACTGTAGAGGTTGGCAGTTTAAGAAACAAATGTTGGACAGAGGTTCGATTATCTTTCGCTAAATGTAGGTTGAATCCGGGGCCTATAGTGAATGGACATCTTCATTGGTTTGCCTATCGGAAACAAGGTTTAGCTAGCATTATTCTCGAGTTCAATCCACAAAAGAATACATTCGCGAAGGTACTAATGCCGCAATCTTATGGGAAAAAGACAATCATACTTGGTTTGGGAGCTTTGGAAGGATGCCTTTGCATGGCTCGCTTGGACAATCGAAGCAATCCTCGAGGAAATGTTGAGGTATTGGTAATGAAGGGATTTGGTGTAGAAAAAACTTGGATTGCTATGTTTACCATATCCAATTTGACCGGTTTTAAAGGTGAAGATGAGTTGGTGCCATTGTATTTCATGACGAGTGGAGAAGTTCTTGTGAAAAATCACACACGGAAGGATCATAGGAAGCGTATAAAGGCTCACAAAGACAATGAAATTCGGAATATGGAAATTCTGATTCTACTCAACTGTATCAATAATGCACTTCAATATTGGGCAAGTTGTATCGATGCAGTTCAATATGAGGAAAGTTTGGTTGAACCTATCGGTTACAACATTAGGCAAGAGGAAGAGCTAGGGGGAAAAGTGACGTATGTGGAATATATAAATCGAATATGTCATCAAAGAAGTACGTTAGTAAGTTATGGCCATCTAGAAGAATTCTTCGTTGACGAAGGTTAA
- the LOC131301627 gene encoding GDSL esterase/lipase WDL1 isoform X2: MVGPKRPQFVLFGSSIVQLSFSNGGWGAILADVYSRKDAASQPSLVIIYFGGNDSMGPHSSGLGPHVPLPEYKENMRKIALHIKSLSDTTRIIFLSCPPVNEAKVRENTSKYFSELVRTNELCRSYSEACVELCEEMGLKVVDLWTAMQRRDDWLTACFTDGVHLSAEGSKVVAEEILKVLKEAEWEPCFHWKSMPTEYGENSPYDLVASDGKTTINPSEWTFHREIQWD, from the exons ATGGTCGGACCGAAAAGGCCTCAGTTCGTTCTATTCGGATCGTCGATCGTTCAGCTCAGTTTCAGCAATGGCGGTTGGGGTGCCATTCTCGCTGACGTTTACTCTCGCAAA GATGCAGCTTCTCAGCCTTCTCTGGTGATCATCTACTTCGGTGGCAATGATTCAATGGGACCTCACTCATCTGGCCTGGGCCCACATGTTCCACTTCCTGAATACAAAGAAAACATGAGAAAGATTGCACTTCATATCAAG AGCCTTTCAGACACAACACGCATTATTTTTCTCAGCTGTCCACCAGTCAACGAGGCCAAAGTTCGGGAAAACACAAG TAAATACTTTAGCGAGCTAGTCCGGACAAATGAGTTATGCCGAAGTTACTCAGAAGCTTGTGTAGAGTTGTGCGAGGAGATGGGCCTGAAGGTGGTTGATCTTTGGACTGCAATGCAGAGACGAGATGATTGGTTGACTGCTTGCTTTAC GGACGGGGTGCATTTATCTGCTGAGGGGAGCAAAGTAGTTGCGGAGGAGATACTCAAGGTGCTCAAGGAAGCAGAGTGGGAGCCATGTTTTCATTGGAAGTCCATGCCCACAGAATACGGGGAAAATTCACCTTATGACCTTGTTGCTTCCGACGGGAAAACGACTATAAATCCATCGGAATGGACCTTCCACAGGGAAATACAGTGGGATTAG